DNA from Larimichthys crocea isolate SSNF chromosome XIII, L_crocea_2.0, whole genome shotgun sequence:
AAAATTGGCGATTCAAACCACATAAGTTCATACAGACTGTTCACAGTAGTAAATTTCAGTTTCTCATAAGATTAAAATTATTATGGCCTTTCTTTGCTTCCATAAGGTCCATACATAACctgtaaaaaaatgaaacaggagAAGTTGAAGTTACTataacactttattttcttaaatacCACAGAATATTAGTACAGTCAGTCACACATATCTTTTAGAGGCAGAAGACATTCTGGTCCCTCTCACCCTGCTTTCATATCGGGATAAAGGGAAACCTTGGGTGGCATCAGAGGCTATGTTTACACACAAATTCACCTATACAGTACGGACTGCTGGTCATATTCCAGTTAACATCTTTAGATAGTCTGTGACAGGGTATCCATGTTGCAACAATCTATTAAGCAAAAAATACTGGTCGCTTTCCAGCACCTCCCTCCCTGTTTGAACAAAGCTAGGTTGCTTCTATCACATGGGAAAGAAATTATAATCCCAGTAGTAATAGTTTTGGTCCTTTTGATGGTCAGGACAATAAAGTCATGTCATAGGCAGGGCTGGTGAGAGACTTATAGGCTTCATTTGCCAAATGGATATCATTAGCctataaaaaaagtttttagacTACATGTACAAAATTAGTCTTGTGCAGAGGAGCCTCAAAATCTTGTTGCCAACCAATTGATAACCATGCACAACAAGGGAGGGGGGTCTTGCACAGGTTTCTCCAAAATGGAGCCCAAGTTTACCCAGGTTATTCTGAATTGTGACATTTCCaatagctaaaaaaaacaaacaaacagaataactACATTAACAGCAGATACCTccatgcatgtaaacatagcCAGTGTTGTCAGCAGTATATACAGTGTTGATTCAGGCAGTGCACAATGAGACCAGGTCGGTAATGCCAAAGTCAACAGTTAGAAGGTTCATATGTTAGGGGTTAAAACTCACCAACAACATATTTGCAGTCAGGTCAAgacatcatttaaaaatcaacttATCACTTCTGGCATTCTGTCTCTGAATTCATCTTTCAGGAGTACCATCACTGAAGCAGTAACAGATTCATTGGCACATTAAACACCATCATGAACAGAGAGTGCTAGAATGAATATAGATCATTTCTGATATTTAAGATTTTGTGAGATAAAAATCTATGCAACATTATCAGTGAGTCATatctgtgtgattttttttatacatatatataacagAAGTCAtcagacaaaagagagagaacaacaaaacaaaggggCTCTTCAGTCtaacagtgcaacagtgtgaaaTGATGTATTCATGGCCATTAAAGACTGATAGGCAGGCGGACACTGAACACAATACACACTCTGAAAGGATGCAGCAAAATAGGAATGTGCTGTAttccaccagaaaaaaaaaagatgcattcaGTTCTGAGTGTTATGAGGTGGAGAGAAAATGGGATGCAAATGACTTTCTAGAGAAACACAGCTTATTTACAGGGTAAGAAAGGAGTGCAAGGCTAAGCTTTCATAGACATTCACACACTTAATATCACAGTATATACCAAAAAGACATGCGTAGAGGCACATACATATTcatcatacaaaaaaaaaggaaaaaaaagcagaagaccAGTCAGACACAGTTTTTGTGTCaaaatcaaatctgatcaagcgacaatgaaaacaatgcgCGCAAAGCACTGACATCATGTGATGTGAAAAAGGCAAAAGCTGAAGTTCCAGCCCtttgaataaaaatagattaaCATTGTCACGACAACAGAGACATCAGTAATCTTCTAGCCATCTCTTAACCAATACTGAGTGCCagcctcattttttttaaataataaaaaaaaaggaggtacATTATTTGGTTTTCAATTTGGATTCTCAACTTTTGCAGAATGAGTTCAAACATTTTTGTGGCACACTGTTAGCgccttaataaataaaataaaaagaaagaaaagaaatcccTGCTTTGATCCCTAAAGATAGGGGCAGaatcaaaaggaaaaacatattacagtaaGTGCCAGAAAGGTATGTCAAGACCACCAATTTAAATTGGATTGGAATTGGTATCTGACTGCAATACACAAATTATTATAGAGttgtaaattgtaaaattaaaatacttGGGTGCTTTGAAAAGCTACAATTTGATTAAGACAGTCAAATTATTCTGAATAAAATGGGGTAAAAGGCATCTTACGAAACCTGTCTCTTCATTTTGCTGCACACCTCGACATAAagtgttgtatttttgtacGTGAAGTAAAACGCAATTCTTTAGACTATGACTAAAAACAACCGACTAATtaaaagagcagagcagagatacAAGGActcatttcagtgtttaataCTACCTATACTGCTACAGACCTGTTATAAGACTCCCTCCTCATAGTCACAAAAATCCTTTGTTTTAGCCCACTGTAGTTTGGCAGATCACATAGAAAAGAAATAAGTcactgtcacaaaaaaaaaaacattttttaattaatggtCACTACAGagtaaaataaattagactcaacttttctttttcttttttttttaaactcttttcaAATCTTACTCCCCCTTCTCGTGTAGAGAGGCACGTACACGCTGGCGCACACAAAAAGCGGTGAGAGCGCTGCAGCAGGCAGTGAAGATGAAGAGTGCAACGGCATCGTGTGCAAGATCGCCGTGAAGACGCTCGTAGAAGGGACGACGCTCCGTGAAGTCTGTTCGCAGCGCTTCCACCTGCGTCAAGGTGCACACCACCACGAACACGTGAAAGAGCTGGTGGCCCTGCCCGATGAAGTCACACTTCCCAGGGAACAAACTCTCTGGGTGAGGGCAGCAGAAGAAATAGGCGCCGATTAAGAAAAAGAGCACATGGTAGAAATGGTACGCCACGACTGGGTCGGAGCAGCCCTCCTGGTAGCAGCTGTAGATGCGGTGAACCACAGGGCTTATGTCTAAACAGTAAGCCAAGGCTGAGGGCACCACTTGGAAGAGCTTGTTGGCAACCTTGGGCAGCTCAGGACTTGCATATTTGCCATAGCAGCAGCCAAAGCAAGTGAGCCAGGCCAAGAATGCTGCAGCGGGTAAAAAGAGACCTTGCACTCTAGTGTGCCACTCTTTCTCTATGGCGTAGTAGTAGTGCGCCAGGGCACTGCCGTACTGGTAGACAGCAACCCCCACATAGTCGAGGAAGTAGAAGGTGTAGTAGGAGAGCTCGGACTTggcagagaggagatgagcGAGAGCGCTGAAGGAGAGGTAGGTGAAGGCTGCCAGGAGGACAATGAAAAGGGGCTGAGCATGAGGGTCTCGCAAAAAATCGACCGTCTCTGAGATTTCCTGCCACTTCACCAAGATGATAAATGCAGCCAGCAGGTGGGTCCACACATTGAGAGTCTCATTGTGCCTTTGGAAGAGGGTGAGAAAGTAGTAGCGCCAGCTTTGGTCCGGCTGTCTGTAGCCGGTGAGGATGTGACGCTCGCGGAACACCCAGGGAACATCAGACACCTTCACGGTGCAAGGCAGCGTGGGGAAGGCAGACTCCAGAAGCTGAGGGATCTGACGCAGCTGCTGCGCGTTGATAAATAGGCGACCGATCTGCTCCATCACCACCGTCGCCATGGCAAACTGGAAGCCAGAGAGGAGGGCGGAGAGAATGAGACAAACAGTTAGTCAATACTGGTTTGGCTTTGAGCTACTGTTGTCTCcaggtctgtttgtgtgcagctgcacgtatataaatacaaatatggaGTGTactatctatgtgtgtgtgtgtgtttgttttgtacagttgggatacattttcattcacatttttcctTAAAGCTGCATTCTTTTTGGTCTATTTTGAGCCAGTGGGGGTAgtagagaaaaaacaacactatTTAATCAGCTTTTAATGTTGTCATGGCTATTACCAAAGAGTTAACacattcagcacacacagagcattaTTATTAACCTTCACCTGAATCTGTGTCGCCAATAATCAACCTTTGTAGCTTTGTTTTGATCTCCACCAACACCTAAGACaaatatctgtctctgtatTTGCTGAAGGCTCCCCTGTGTTCACCACCTATTCATTAAacgtgtctgtctgctgtttggtgctgagtaAGTAGTGTACAGGGGGTTTACTGCTGAAAGCAGCTGCCTGTTGTGGCTGAAATCGAGGTTGATGAGAGTGGAGTTATgagccagaaaaaaacaaaacaataagccAAAGACTAAAATAGATTAAAAGTCTTCATGCAGATTGTGTGATAATCCCATCTGTTCAACGCTGACAGCAAGCACATTCACACTGGTCCTTTGGGTTGTCAAAAGTAAGACACTTTTGACACCACATGTTGAAAAAACGATAAGCTCTctgttattaaaaacaaactgctctACAATTAGATCGATCTATTAACTAGTGGACAATCTGAACTGTCCTCTTCTCATATAATCTACTGACAATGACACAGatgtgctgcagacacacacagaggtgttttGACACTaaagacagacaacagtgtttattttagaAGCACGTGTAGAGGTAAAGCAGCAAGGTAAGCAGGTTTAAGTGGTTTGTAAGTGAAGACTTAAATAAGGTCATCATTTAAAATGGTGACATAAGAAAATAACCTACAGATATGTGGTAATGTattcaaagaaaacatcaaaccCACAGTTACACTGCGATTCTGTGGAAAACACCGCAACTCATCCtcaatgtgtgtgcaggtaaACCCTATGTATGGTGACCAccttaattattaataataaacataatgatAAGTGTAGAGATGAATTACCCTGATGTTTTTAGAATTAATCATTCATCATGGATTCGTCTCAAATTGTGTCATGAGTGTTATTATTAATGGTTTGGCTCGTCATCTGACTCTGGATGTGTTCCCAAGCCTTCAATCTGCTCTACAACAATGATGCATCACTTTGAATGACTGTTGCAAACCACAGGACCTGAGGCGCGATAAAGCTCTGACCTTAACGGTCCAGTCATAAATTATGCCAATGAGGTGCTCTACCTCAACTCTCTGTATCGATGAttgcaaacaggaaatgacttCCTGAAAAGTGTCGAACAATTCGACACCGAATCAATATTTTCCCACAGCTTGCATGGGTAAGAGGTAGCAGGTAGGATTTGAAAATTTTGAAATTATTAATGACGAAATAATCAGACATATGCTGAGAGATGCTGGTGTATTAATTTGCTTCTATTTCCACTCAAACAGATGCATATTTATCACAGCACTGACGTGTGGATAATATTAATCACCTGATAAGTAGATGATTGGTTCATCCACAGCAAATCTAGGAACACTAGTTCTTTGACTTACAGTTACTAGATTTAggaaactgtgttttctgtttgctgcaacactaaaaatacatttcaaaataaaacaatatgctGGAACATACACCCAGTAGCTTGCCTTGTGGACTAGCGCCCTCTACATATACTTAGACCAGGGTTAAAATCAGTTAAACATATCATTGATTTGATGCTCCCACACTCCAGatctgcagagagcagagacagcagcagcttcacacaGACCAGGCTGTGTGGGATGAACACAGGCCGAGGTTCAGGAGGAAAGGCGTGGAGTGATGAATGGGAAGGAATTACGTAACATAACCCCCCATCCGACGTCCACACCCTCGGTTTCCAGCAAGGGTTGCAATCCTTTCAAATATTTATAGATAGAAGAAAATACTCGACTCTAACAAaggatttttatttgattttaatgtgtgtattaaACACAGGCCTATATGGGGCCTGTTGCTGTGAATTCCCACAAGCCAATCTGCACCTGATCGACATGTCTGTGTAAATTTGAGCTCCAGTGTCCGAAATCAATTTGCATTCACCCTTCCCCCGAGCCTCCAGGTTTGCTTCAATTCCCCCATGTGCATCCCGAGCCTGTGCtttgaatgaacaaaaatacCTCTGCACATTCacgaaaaaaagaaagaaaaaaagaccacTGGATGGCGGAACGAGGCGCATCTCAGCGTATTTCACGCTTGTAACGATTAAccgggaataaaaaaaaaaggcgtgaATATTTCCGAGATAAATTGagcaataaaaactgaacatacCTTGTAGACAGTCGAATCAATCCAAAGTCTTAAATTTAGCGGCGGATGAATGGTGTGGAGCCGTGCAGGATATAGATAACATTGTTTGAAGGGTTGAACGGAGAGAAGATGACCGTGACGGGAGCAGCGCCTGGCGGCTCCCACAGCGCAGATGCTGGGAGGATACTGGGTAGTTTGACCGGCGGCTTTTTttagccaatcagctaacaAGCCGCAGTTCTCTCACGCGTTCGCTCACATGGCTCTGACCAATGACAAGCCGCTGCCTGGCAAGATGAGCCCGCCCACTCTGCACGGAAATTCTCCAACTGTCATGAATGTATGAGCCCCATGAGGCATTTCTGTCTGATTAGGACCCCATGCTTGTCTTAGTTGACCTCATATTTATCAAACATGTGTGTTTACGTCTTGCCACTGCtgtgctgattaaaaaaataatttagaagTCGTGTGTTACTAATCATACTCAAGTGTATTAATGATAAGTGTATTTATAGCTCACGAGGTCATGATTTATTGTGATATTCCCTGATCCTTCACCTCAACGCTCACATTTcgagtttatttcattttttaaatcaatcgATCAGACTTAATTTATCGcttttcatacaaaaataatgtaataataacaataactcTCCAACCCTCCACCCCAACCTATTCTAAACAAACACacgacacaaaaacaaactgaggaaACTGAGGAAGCGGCAACTTATCATcttgcagtgaggaaacaccGGAGGCAGGTTAAAAATGAATAGAGTGCTATTAGAATGTATAAATagtcagataaaataaaagtaaagcacCTGCTCCAACAAGGTCTTTATGAATTGTTTTTCTTGAACTAATAGTTTGCACATATCTTTCCTACAAGTGTCAGGATGCATGAAAACAATGCAATGTAAAACTTTTACAATGGCTTCTAGCCCATGCTTTTcctttaaaggatcagtgtgcaGGATTTCGTGGCGTCTAGCGTTGtagtttcagattgcaacctGCTCCACTTGCCCTCTCTTTCCGAGCTtggaggagaaactatggtACCCATGAAACATGTAAATGGCCCTACATCTACAGCCAATGTTCCCTTTGTCTATTCAGaagtactgtagaaacatggttgTTCAACATtgtggactctgtggaaaagGACCATCaacgtctgtagatataaaagactcattctaaggtaacaaaaacataatgattcttattttcaggtgattatacactactGAAagcatagttatgcatattacattaaatttctgccatattctgtaaatagaaagccctaaatctgacacactggacctttaagcatTGAGCAATTGAGCTTGCCTCCACTCTGTAGAACATGCATGAACTGGATTTAACTGACCCACGCAAATATGAAGTTACACGCAAATAAGTTTTAGATTGAACTTCATGCACTCTTAAATTGTGCAGCATTCTTCTATCAGTGTGTGACTTCCAAATTATAATTATAACCACACTGGATCTCATTTGGTTATCAAAACAAGCGATTTCCCTGCTTGCCCAGTGTGGTCAAATTcgttttaaagtctgtgtttttCCCTTGTTCAGCGTTCACTCACAAAGTTCCTTTTGTTAGACACAGAGCATCTGAAAGATCTGCATTGTTTCCTGATTCAGACCATAGTTTATAGTGTACATTCCCAACAGAGATGGATTCAGTGAGTGTGTACAACCACACTGAAAGTTGTGGCCTCCTGTTTATTCACCCACTCTAGGTCTTAACCTGAATATGGCCAACTTTGGAGAACTTGAGCGAAGAGTGTCAACAGGAGCTCAGACCATGATTCATTCTGTGGATTAGTGCAGATGAATTGGATGCTGATTATACCTCACTGAAGTCAGGAAAAGTCATGATCATGTGCAAGATTCCAGAAATCCTGCACAGATTAAGAAAGGGGACTTGGAGTGAAGCCAGCGTTTGTGCCCTGTGTTGTCAGTCAAGCAGCTTTCTGCACTGATGAATCCAGCAGTTTTCTTCCCAACACATGACAAAGATGGGATTGTGCtgcactgtgactgtgtgtgtctgtgtgcatagCAATACAAACTCACCCCACCCACTACTGTGGGCATTAAGTGTTACATCACTGTCAATCAATCCAAAGTAGAGTGAAAGGGATCATAACGTACTGATATTTAGGATGGGTCTATTTCAAGAacaatttctatttttgttgtttgcaaGATTTAAGCACTGAAGGAGAGAATTTTTATTAAAGCTGTGTAGCTAACTATCCATGTGCAAATATTTTTGAGCATTTTACTTTTTGgtacataaatatacaatgCTCCTTATGAAATGTAACAGCAAGTATAGCCACAAAGCCTGATATCTAGTTTAAATACGAATGCATAACTTgtagtaatgataataaacaattaaactggtttaaagataaaaaaaaaaaaaacatacttacATCAACAAGGACATGCACATAAGGGCTCTCCCAcaccaacagaaacaaaacagcttgAGCACACGACTGCTCTGAACTCAATACTGAACGAATGAAACTTGACACTGAGTAGCATTTTCAACATGGGTGATGCTAGACACTGACCGCAAGTCTAAACCAATGAAGCCAAAAGTGCTGACAAGATTTCTGACCACTacataaaactaataaaacattttacggtctgaatacttcctccaccactgctgaAAGATCTGTGGCCCATGGCTTCAATTGCAATGAAGTGCTTGAGGAAACATCCCACTCACAGTATTTACAAAATGACATCTTTTAACAGTCAGTACTGGGCCCATTTATCTGCTTGTGAATGATGATATCACTGCTTCAATTACATGAGCTTATTACTTAATTAGTGCATATTTGTCAACCTGGTCAGGTGAATCTGAAACTGTAAATAATAGGTGTAAACATGGGGATATGTTTGACCAATCCATGCTGGGATATAGGACAAGTGTAACCCTGAAGAAGAATAAGCAGCTATAAACTGATTGATAGAAGATATTTACACATCAATAATttgtaattattaataatataacgTGATATTTTAATCACTGACAGGTTACCAGTTTCAACATGTCATAACATACCTGTAGATTACTAACACACATTGTTTTGAGCACATTAACACAAGTGAATAAGCACGTTCCTAGTTTGCAGCTTACTCGCCATGTCTTATCATGACATGCAAAACAAGTTCTCCATCTCATTTATGCCTTAGCTACAAGTACAATgggattttttatatttaaacatgcttattattattatccaagGGTGGCGGAGTGAAGTTTTCATGTTCTCCCCGtatctgcgtgggttctctctgggtcCTCCAGGAGTCCAAAGACATACACTTtaaggttaattggtgactctaaattgcccgtaggtgtgaatgtgagcttttatctctatgtgccctgtgataagctggcgacttgtccagggaGTATCCCTGCCTACCTGATTATAGTATACTCAGATACCTTTACTTAAGTAAgacttgtatttgtattgtagATTGTATTGTAGagtaacagagtatttttaaGTATATGACCTGAATATGTTCTCTCCTACTGCTTTATAAACTAGTAAATATCAAGGTATTTCTATGTTTTAGCTTcttagttgttttctttttcatattcaGAGGCTACTTGTGTTATAAAAGCATATAATGGACAGTTTCCATTTCCATTGCAAAATACACATCATTGGTGAATTCAAGCATAGATTAAATTGAAAAATCCCCAATTGTCAAATCAATacataaatgtacaaatgtaaCATCCTACTTCCTAGTTGATTCACTAGATCATTTGACCCCATGCCTTTTTCGGCTTGTGCATCCTTGAAATGAAGCATTACTCCTAGTCTCACCTCCACTGTGGACATGAGTTCAACCAGGGATTTTTTCTCAAATGTCTTATTTGAAGGATTTTTATACATCTGAAGAGGTAttacacacaagaaaaaaaaataaagaattagATTTATGTTGGGTCCTTTTGGGAGTTGCTTCTTTTCACAATTACAAAATGATCACTGAGATGACCTAACTGCCACTAGGCGTCAGCAGTGTCAAAGTATTACTGAGTGTACTGCATTATATGCCACAGGACTACTTCATTTCCCGCCTTAAATTCAGGTTATGTCAGACTTCATCACAtgatacagaaacacaaacatccacatgCTCAAACATGCTCAGCACACATCACGACaggaaaaatattaaattgtgAATACAGACTTTAATGGTCAAACCTTGGCTTGGTACAGCATATTCGATCTTTACAACAGTATTAAACACTACTACCTGATATATTTCAACAGCATGAAGTGTAAGCACCAATTTGCACCAGCGAAATGCCCTTTAATGGAAAAATATAGATaatgccaaaaataaaatacaatgtaaTTAGCTGCCAATAAGAAAGAAGTGTAGAAAATTGGACTATATCCACACCCAGTCTAACATTGTATAAACAACTTTCATTCAACTGTATAATCAGAACTAACAACAAACAATACCATGGAGCAGTCAGTTAAAAAAAGCACAGCTTATCTTTGGAGATGTAAAGACTGTTTTCCAGATCGTAAACAAATTAAttctccatttctttcattgcctccttgttcttcttcacttcttcaAGCTTCTTGTCCTGTAtagtgtttaaatattaaacattacattaacaaCACTGTAGTTTTCATAATTTCAACATTAAAGACGACACAAGTCAACACGGCATCACTCACCTTCTCCTTGAATTTCTCATTGAGAGCTGCCATCCGTGCGGAGCGGTTCTCTTTGTTT
Protein-coding regions in this window:
- the paqr7b gene encoding membrane progestin receptor alpha-B, which gives rise to MATVVMEQIGRLFINAQQLRQIPQLLESAFPTLPCTVKVSDVPWVFRERHILTGYRQPDQSWRYYFLTLFQRHNETLNVWTHLLAAFIILVKWQEISETVDFLRDPHAQPLFIVLLAAFTYLSFSALAHLLSAKSELSYYTFYFLDYVGVAVYQYGSALAHYYYAIEKEWHTRVQGLFLPAAAFLAWLTCFGCCYGKYASPELPKVANKLFQVVPSALAYCLDISPVVHRIYSCYQEGCSDPVVAYHFYHVLFFLIGAYFFCCPHPESLFPGKCDFIGQGHQLFHVFVVVCTLTQVEALRTDFTERRPFYERLHGDLAHDAVALFIFTACCSALTAFCVRQRVRASLHEKGE